A region from the Mercenaria mercenaria strain notata chromosome 7, MADL_Memer_1, whole genome shotgun sequence genome encodes:
- the LOC123554890 gene encoding patched domain-containing protein 3-like, which yields MMKNLNTCYEFVESKIGAGFARYGRFVSHHAWKIIMATVIVNGALGIGMIKLQSDIEIGNVYLPFGTESRDDLARVDDIFSDLSGSNFNPLTVSIVDGLYARVIVRATSGNLLDKTVLEEIKTMSNFIQNIETKNDNGSTIKFSDVCARSHSRCAVEGNIFWDEEFFKAIDNNNVTYPVFVSSSAGGQDYSSVVGKVTLDSTGKYLTSMEFLRLGFNIRTDEDKYKVMAEKWVAEFLIRLQSYTGSDKFEFAYRHHNSLNEELDENVSGDIALFAATIAMMITYACVATLSSRITDQVGQRMWLGFGGILAAGLAIVSSFGICATCGVDFVSIVGIVPFLIIGIGIDDMFILLSGLSEAQTKQSVEDKIAETLRISGVGITITSVTDFIAFMVGSGSSFIAVRNFCIYTGVAVVFCYINNVTLFAACIAINERRVRDNRHYMTCRRIQTKEVLKIENKSKKYILCCGGRPPRNREEAESFVDKLPRWLIPKIVLKLPFKIMIIILFLGYLAAAIYGCVNLKQGLLFTQLVSDDSYFFKYSEWEQNYFKRNDAVTFVIPSTRTYSKPETQSMIDELISSVQSNNYFDDDFEVNWLKTYMNSEYINGSSESEFIFGLQKFLSDPRYSIFVNDVKIDSINNHITSSRVYVLTVDLEDSQEEGKMMLESRELASAATIGCFAFAPSFVVYEQYVRILGQTLQSVGIALVSVFIITCIFMPHPVMIIFVTVVVTMIMTGVFGFMYYIDVALSAITMINIIMSIGFSVDFTAHICHGYMISNGATRDIRVKQAIDKTGAPIFHGAVSSLLGILVLVAAKSYIFRTFAAVMSFVLLFGIAHALLLLPVILSWIGPGRINSGDEGTIPEDKLENETVNANNDMINFKKYATVYKLYISGSDGEYSWHKIK from the exons ATGAT GAAGAACTTAAATACATGCTACGAATTTGTGGAAAGTAAGATTGGAGCGGGATTTGCAAGATATGGACGTTTTGTTTCCCACCATGCTTGGAAAATTATAATGGCAACAGTCATTGTGAACGGAGCGCTTGGAATAGGAATGATAAAGCTCCAGAGTGATATTGAAATCGGAAACGTATATCTTCCTTTTG GAACAGAGTCACGGGATGATCTCGCACGGGTAGATGACATTTTTTCTGATCTTAGCGGCTCTAATTTCAACCCACTTACAGTGTCAATTGTGGACGGTCTATATGCAAGGGTCATTGTTAGAGCTACATCAGGAAATCTTCTCGACAAGACAGTGTTAGAAGAAATTAAAACGATGTCGAACTTCATTCAAAACATCGAAACCAAGAACGACAATGGATCGACAATAAAG ttttCTGACGTATGTGCTAGATCTCATTCCCGCTGTGCTGTGGAGGGGAACATTTTCTGGGATGAAGAATTTTTCAAAGCGATAGACAATAACAATGTCACTTATCCTGTGTTTGTCTCTTCGTCAGCTGGCGGTCAAGATTATTCTTCAGTTGTAG GAAAGGTGACACTTGACAGTACCGGGAAATATTTGACAAGTATGGAATTTCTTCGCCTTGGCTTCAACATACGGACGGACGAGGATAAATACAAGGTCATGGCCGAAAAATGG GTAGCAGAATTTCTAATACGTCTGCAGTCATACACGGGCAGTGACAAGTTTGAGTTCGCGTATCGTCATCATAATTCCCTGAACGAGGAACTCGACGAGAATGTGTCAGGAGATATAGCACTGTTCGCCGCCACAATCGCCATGATGATAACATACGCTTGTGTCGCCACATTATCTTCAAG AATAACGGACCAAGTTGGACAACGCATGTGGCTAGGTTTCGGTGGGATTTTGGCAGCAGGGCTCGCAATCGTGTCTAGTTTTGGTATCTGCGCTACTTGTGGTGTCGATTTCGTCAGTATAGTTGGCATCGTACCTTTCCTCATAATTG GTATTGGTATTGACGACATGTTCATACTGCTGTCCGGTTTATCAGAAGCACAGACAAAACAGTCGGTGGAAGACAAGATTGCGGAAACATTACGTATTTCCGGTGTAGGGATAACAATAACTTCCGTTACAGACTTCATTGCTTTTATGGTCGGTTCGGGATCAAGCTTCATCGCCGTCAGAAATTTCTGTATTTATACAG GCGTTGCCGTCGTTTTCTGCTACATCAACAACGTAACTTTATTCGCCGCATGCATTGCTATAAACGAACGCCGTGTTAGGGACAACCGTCACTACATGACCTGCAGACGCATTCAAACAAAAGAGGtcttaaaaattgaaaacaaatcaaaaaaatacattttgtgttGCGGAGGCCGCCCACCCAGAAACAGAGAAGAGGCCGAGAGTTTTGTGGACAAACTTCCACGTTGGTTAATTCCAAAGATTGTTTTGAAGCTTCCTTTCAAAATTATGATAATCATTCTGTTTCTCGGATATTTAGCAGCTGCGATTTACGGATGTGTTAATCTGAAACAGGGCTTACTGTTCACCCAGTTAGTGAGCGATGATTCGTATTTTTTCAAGTATTCCGAATGGGAGCAAAACTACTTCAAGCGAAATGACGCCGTGACTTTTGTCATCCCGAGCACGCGCACGTATTCTAAACCGGAAACACAATCAATGATAGATGAACTGATCTCAAGTGTTCAGTCAAATAACTACTTCGACGATGATTTTGAAGTAAATTGGTTAAAGACGTACATGAATTCCGAATACATCAATGGCTCATCAGAGTCAGAATTCATTTTTGGTctccaaaaatttctaagtgaCCCGCGATATTCCATATTTGTAAACGACGTTAAAATTGATTCTATAAATAATCATATTACATCTTCACGAGTATATGTTCTGACGGTTGATTTAGAAGATAGCCAAGAAGAAGGCAAAATGATGCTAGAGTCTCGAGAATTAGCGAGCGCTGCAACAATTGGCTGTTTTGCCTTTGCGCCGTCTTTTGTTGTGTATGAACAATACGTTCGTATATTAGGCCAAACTCTTCAATCTGTGGGCATAGCTTTAGTGTCTGTGTTTATAATCACGTGTATCTTTATGCCACATCCGGTGATGATCATTTTTGTCACAGTGGTTGTTACAATGATTATGACTGGTGTGTTTGGATTTATGTATTATATAGATGTCGCTTTGAGTGCAATCACGATGATTAACATAATTATGAGTATTGGTTTCTCAGTTGATTTCACCGCACACATATGCCATGGCTACATGATTTCGAATGGTGCTACACGTGATATAAGGGTCAAACAGGCCATAGATAAAACTGGGGCACCGATATTTCATGGCGCTGTTTCATCTCTCCTTGGTATATTAGTTCTTGTCGCGgcaaaatcatatatttttagaacatttgCAGCTGTAATGTCTTTTGTTTTGCTTTTCGGAATTGCGCATGCGTTACTGCTGCTTCCGGTCATATTGTCATGGATAGGACCAGGTAGAATTAATTCTGGGGATGAAGGAACAATTCCGGAAGATAAACTCGAAAACGAAACAGTGAATGCTAATAATGATATGATTAACTTTAAAAAGTATGCCACAGTGTATAAACTCTACATTTCTGGTTCAGATGGTGAATATTCAtggcataaaatcaaataa